A stretch of the Aegilops tauschii subsp. strangulata cultivar AL8/78 chromosome 4, Aet v6.0, whole genome shotgun sequence genome encodes the following:
- the LOC109731647 gene encoding uncharacterized protein codes for MFPFKNSCLHFGLVSALCSLLAFLSVVAALPFGRSFHAQDLANCACAELALEYGLRRRRGPQGHRCCGAGRGFRAVHRPPVLPGEGCNGRDGVEARPCGRRRGASRGGATTTPTAASSPLSTFGRCRGGGLSCGLTGAGAHQRSDLVPIGQIIQPPLLLYNFVDLSGIFSAVWNQHIYLRISRLWYQRGGFDDGPIKSIHVCSSIGKSCQRDGA; via the exons ATGTTCCCTTTTAAAAATTCTTGCTTGCATTTTGGGTTGGTTTCTGCTCTATGTTCTCTTTTAGCGTTTCTTTCCGTTGTTGCTGCACTCCCTTTTGGGCGTTCATTTCATGCCCAGGATCTTGCAAATTGTGCCTGTGCCGAGCTTGCTTTAGAGTACGGGCTGCGGAGACGTCGAGGACCTCAAG GTCACCGATGTTGTGGAGCTGGACGAGGTTTCCGTGCAGTTCATCGACCGCCTGTTCTTCCTGGAGAAG GTTGCAACGGCCGTGACGGCGTCGAGGCTCGGCCGTGTGGCCGTCGACGTGGAGCAAGCAGAGGAGGAGCGACTACTACTCCAACGGCAGCCTCTTCTCCCTTGTCCACG TTCGGTCGGTGCCGTGGCGGAGGGTTGTCTTGTGGTTTGACCGGAGCGGGGGCACACCAAAGAAGCGATCTCGTCCCCATTGGTCAG ATTATCCAACCCCCTCTGCTTCTGTACAATTTTGTCGACTTATCTGGCATTTTCTCGGCCGTGTGGAACCAGCACATCTACCTGCGAATCTCCAGGCTATGGTACCAGCGGGGTGGCTTCGATGATGGCCCTATCAAGAGTATACATGTGTGCTCTTCTATAGGGAAATCATGCCAACGAGACGGTGCCTAA